The Hymenobacter swuensis DY53 genome includes the window GATTCCACTCTCCTATCGGCATGATGTTCCTTTTCTCCTCTTCATCTCGACACACAACATACGCATGGAACAGCTCCTGACCTCCTCCGCCGACGCGGCCGAAAACCCCAAATTTCTCAAGAAAAAGCCGCTTATCATCTCCGGTCCTTGTTCGGCTGAAACCGAAGAACAGCTCATTGCCACCTGCACCCAGCTGGCCGCCACCGGCAAGGTGGATATGCTGCGGGCCGGCATCTGGAAGCCGCGCACCAAGCCGGGCCTGTTCGAGGGCATAGGGACCAAGGGCCTGCCGTGGCTGCAAAAGGCCAAGCAGCTCACCGGCCTGCCCACTACCGTGGAGGTGGCCACGCCCAAACACGTAGAGGATGCTCTGGCCTTCGACGTGGACGTACTCTGGATTGGGGCCCGCACCACGGTAAACCCCTTCTCAGTGCAGGCCCTGGCCGATGCGCTACGGGGCGTGGACATCCCAGTGTTCATCAAAAACCCCGTGCACCCCGACCTGGAATTGTGGATGGGCGCGGTGGAACGGCTGCAGAAAACCGGCAACCAGAAAATTGGGCTGATTCACCGAGGCTTCGCCAGCTACGGCAACACGGAATTCCGCAACGCGCCCATGTGGCATTTGCCCATTGAGATGAAGCGCCGCCTACCCGAGCTGCCTATCATCTGCGACCCAAGCCACATCTGCGGCAACCGCACCGGCTTGGCTGCCGTGGCCCAGAAAAGCATCGACCTGGATTTCGACGGGCTGATGCTGGAGTCGCACATTGACCCCGACAACGCCTGGAGCGACGCCAAGCAGCAGGTGACGCCCCAGCGCCTGGCCGAGCTGCTCGACGGCCTGACCTGGCGCCATGAAACCACCGACCAGCAGGAGTTCCTTAACAAGCTCAGCCAGCTCCGCGCCCAGATCAACCAGCTCGACGAAGAGATTCTGCACCTGCTGGGCCGCCGCATGCAGGTGGCCGAGAGCATCGGCAGCTACAAAAAGGAGAATAACATCACCATTCTGCAGGCCAGCCGCTGGAACGAAATCCTGGAGCACGGCATCCAGCAGGGCCAGCGCCTGGGCCTGACGGAAGACTTCATCCTCAAGTACTTCGACGCCGTCCACTTGGAATCCATCAACCGCCAGAACCGCGTGATGAATCAGAAGTAGCTTGTTGAATGGATGGGTGAACGGTCATTGCGAGGCGCAGCCGAAGCAATCCGTCCTTCACGCAGTCAAAAGCCCTGATAAAACACAAAGCCCCTGACGTATGGACGCCAGGGGCTTTTTAGTAGGTCGAAGGTAGGAGCTTCGTGAAGGACGGATTGCTTCGGCTGCGCCTCGCAATGACCGTTCACCCATTCAACAATCCACCCATCCACCCATTCACTTCATCCGCTCCTCAATCTGGCTGAGCAAAAAGCCGGCGTCTTCGCGGTGCTGGGCATCAGGGAAGAGCTCTACGGCACGGCGGGCGTGCTCCCGGGCCTTCTCAAATTCCTTGAGCTCCAGCAGCACGAAGGCCAGGTTGAGGTGGGCGGTGGCGTAGGTGGGACGTAGCTGCAAGGCCCGCTCGAAGGGCGCGAGGCTCTCCTGAAACCGGCCCAGCCGCTGGTAGGCGTAGCCGAGGGCAAAGTAGGAGAGGTAATCGCCCTGGCCGTGGGCGTGGGCCTGCTGGTACTGGGCAATGGTGCGGCGGAACACTTCGTCCTCGCCCAACTCGGCCTCGGCGCAGTCGCACTGCTGCACAGTGAAGTAATAGTCGCCGAGGGCCCGACTGAGCTTGTAGTTATCGGGGAAGCGGCCCTGCAGGCGCTCCAACACTAGGCGCACGGCAAAAGCGTAGCGCACCGAGTCCTGGCCCAGCTGGCGGAGGCTGTCGGGGCTGAGGTCCAGGAGCTTTAGGTTGCGAAAGGCGAAGCGGCGAAGCTCGTCGGTAGCGGTGTAGTAGTTAAGGGCCAGATCAGCCTTCTGCAGCACTACGGCCGGGTCGGCATTGGTGGGGTCAGTGAGGGCAAGCAGCTGCCAGGCACTTTCGTAGCGGCGCTCCAGCACCAGTTGCCGGGCGCGACGCAGGGCCGTAGCCGTGGCGGCCGCGGTGGCCGTCTGGGCCGGAGCCACGTGGGGTAGTAGCAGCAGGCTACCAAAAAGCAGGAGAAACAGGCGCACCATTAGCGGCCAAAGATGCAGGTTTTCATTCGCTATTCAGGACCTTCAGGGCTGGGCAAACAGACTGGCATCCAGCTGCTGCAGGGCCGCGTGTTGAGCCGGGGTGAGGTACATGTACGCCTCGCCCTGCTCGATGCTATAGAACCGGCCGCCTTGCCCCTGCTCGCGGGCAGCCCGCTCGACCAGCTCTATTGCCTTACTATCGAGCCACTCGTTTTTGGTTAGCAGGGTGGTCTGGTACGTGGCATTGCCTAGCCGAAAGGAAAAGCTGGTCTTCCGGCCGTAGCTCACCTCCGGCCGGAATGTATCCTGCACTTGGGCAGGCGCAAAGTCGCCGCGCGAAATAGCCGCCATTTCCCGCAGGTAGCGCGCGTAGGGCGCATCCTCTACCGCCATTTCCCAATCGGGCCA containing:
- a CDS encoding tetratricopeptide repeat protein, which gives rise to MVRLFLLLFGSLLLLPHVAPAQTATAAATATALRRARQLVLERRYESAWQLLALTDPTNADPAVVLQKADLALNYYTATDELRRFAFRNLKLLDLSPDSLRQLGQDSVRYAFAVRLVLERLQGRFPDNYKLSRALGDYYFTVQQCDCAEAELGEDEVFRRTIAQYQQAHAHGQGDYLSYFALGYAYQRLGRFQESLAPFERALQLRPTYATAHLNLAFVLLELKEFEKAREHARRAVELFPDAQHREDAGFLLSQIEERMK
- a CDS encoding chorismate mutase, translating into MEQLLTSSADAAENPKFLKKKPLIISGPCSAETEEQLIATCTQLAATGKVDMLRAGIWKPRTKPGLFEGIGTKGLPWLQKAKQLTGLPTTVEVATPKHVEDALAFDVDVLWIGARTTVNPFSVQALADALRGVDIPVFIKNPVHPDLELWMGAVERLQKTGNQKIGLIHRGFASYGNTEFRNAPMWHLPIEMKRRLPELPIICDPSHICGNRTGLAAVAQKSIDLDFDGLMLESHIDPDNAWSDAKQQVTPQRLAELLDGLTWRHETTDQQEFLNKLSQLRAQINQLDEEILHLLGRRMQVAESIGSYKKENNITILQASRWNEILEHGIQQGQRLGLTEDFILKYFDAVHLESINRQNRVMNQK